The Populus alba chromosome 6, ASM523922v2, whole genome shotgun sequence genome contains a region encoding:
- the LOC118048483 gene encoding CASP-like protein 5B2 isoform X1, translated as MKEIIGGPGTVSGLLLRIGQFVFAAASISVMTSAIGFSTYTSFCYLIASMGLQLLWSFGLACLDIYALRRKKDLQNPVLVSLFVVGDWVTAMLSLAAACSSAGVVVLYARDMNFCKIHPELPCSRYEISILLAFITWLQVSISSHVMFWILASV; from the exons ATGAAGGAGATAATAGGAGGGCCGGGGACAGTGAGTGGGTTATTACTGAGAATAGGACAATTCGTTTTTGCTGCAGCTTCAATTTCAGTCATGACCTCTGCCATTGGCTTCTCTACCTACACTTCTTTCTG CTATTTGATTGCATCAATGGGGCTTCAACTTTTGTGGAGCTTTGGACTTGCATGTCTTGACATTTATGCTTTGAGGAGAAAGAAAGACCTCCAAAATCCTGTCTTAGTGAGCCTCTTCGTTGTAGGTGATTGG GTAACAGCTATGCTATCACTTGCAGCTGCATGCTCATCAGCAGGTGTTGTTGTTCTTTATGCTAGGGACATGAACTTTTGCAAGATCCATCCAGAACTTCCATGTAGCAGGTATGAGATTTCCATACTCTTGGCGTTCATCACCTGGCTTCAAGTCAGTATATCATCTCATGTGATGTTCTGGATCCTAGCCTCGGTGTAG
- the LOC118048484 gene encoding mannose-1-phosphate guanylyltransferase 1: MKALILVGGFGTRLRPLTLSVPKPLVDFANKPMILHQIEALKAIGVTEVVLAINYQPEVMLNFLKEYEKKLAIKITCSQETEPLGTAGPLALARDKLIDDSGAPFFVLNSDVISEYPLKQMIEFHKGHGGEASIMVTKVDEPSKYGVVLLEETSGKVEKFVEKPKIFVGNKINAGIYLLNPSVLDRIELRPTSIEKEVFPKIAAENKLFAMVLPGFWMDIGQPKDYVTGLRLYLDSLRKMSSPKLATGPNIVGNVLVDESAVIGEGCLIGPDVAIGPGCIIDSGVRLSRCTVMRGVRIKKHACISSSIIGWHSTVGRWARIENMTILGEDVHVGDEVYSNGGVVLPHKEIKSSILKPEIVM, translated from the exons ATGAAGGCACTCATTCTTGTTGGAGGATTTGGGACTCGTTTGAGGCCTTTAACCCTCAGTGTACCGAAGCCGCTGGTTGATTTTGCTAACAAACCCATGATACTGCATCAG ATTGAAGCTCTCAAAGCAATTGGAGTCACTGAAGTGGTCTTGGCAATTAACTACCAGCCAGAG GTTATGCTGAATTTCTTGAAAGAATACGAGAAAAAGCTTGCAATTAAGATCACCTGCTCACAAGAGACTGAGCCACTTGGCACAGCAGGTCCTTTAGCCCTAGCTAGAGATAAGCTCATTGACGATTCCGGTGCACCCTTTTTTGTCCTCAACAGTGATGTTATAAGTGAGTATCCGTTAAAACAAATGATTGAATTTCACAAAGGCCATGGAGGGGAGGCTTCCATTATGGTAACCAAG GTGGATGAACCATCAAAGTATGGTGTGGTGCTGCTGGAAGAAACTAGCGGGAAGGTTGAGAAATTTGTTGAGAAGCCAAAAATATTTGTAGGTAACAAGATCAATGCTGGAATCTACTTGTTGAACCCCTCTGTTCTCGATCGGATTGAACTGAGGCCCACCTCAATAGAGAAAGAAGTCTTCCCAAAGATTGCAGCAGAGAATAAACTTTTTGCCATGGTCCTGCCTGGGTTCTGGATGGACATTGGACAGCCAAAAGACTACGTTACAGGTCTGAGACTATACCTGGATTCTTTGCGGAAAATGTCCTCTCCAAAACTGGCGACTGGACCAAACATTGTTGGAAATGTTTTGGTTGATGAGAGTGCAGTAATTGGAGAAGGATGTCTAATCGGACCAGATGTAGCAATCGGCCCAGGTTGCATAATAGACTCAGGAGTTAGGCTTTCCCGCTGCACTGTGATGCGGGGAGTGCGTATCAAGAAGCATGCATGCATCTCTAGTAGTATCATTGGATGGCATTCCACTGTGGGGAGATGGGCTCGCATAGAGAACATGACAATCTTAGGAGAAGATGTTCATGTTGGCGATGAAGTTTACAGTAATGGGGGTGTTGTCCTGCCTCATAAGGAAATAAAGTCTAGCATTTTGAAGCCAGAAATTGTCATGTGA
- the LOC118048483 gene encoding CASP-like protein 5B2 isoform X2 → MKEIIGGPGTVSGLLLRIGQFVFAAASISVMTSAIGFSTYTSFCYLIASMGLQLLWSFGLACLDIYALRRKKDLQNPVLVSLFVVGDWVTAMLSLAAACSSAGVVVLYARDMNFCKIHPELPCSR, encoded by the exons ATGAAGGAGATAATAGGAGGGCCGGGGACAGTGAGTGGGTTATTACTGAGAATAGGACAATTCGTTTTTGCTGCAGCTTCAATTTCAGTCATGACCTCTGCCATTGGCTTCTCTACCTACACTTCTTTCTG CTATTTGATTGCATCAATGGGGCTTCAACTTTTGTGGAGCTTTGGACTTGCATGTCTTGACATTTATGCTTTGAGGAGAAAGAAAGACCTCCAAAATCCTGTCTTAGTGAGCCTCTTCGTTGTAGGTGATTGG GTAACAGCTATGCTATCACTTGCAGCTGCATGCTCATCAGCAGGTGTTGTTGTTCTTTATGCTAGGGACATGAACTTTTGCAAGATCCATCCAGAACTTCCATGTAGCAG ATAA